In one Salipiger abyssi genomic region, the following are encoded:
- the tatB gene encoding Sec-independent protein translocase protein TatB translates to MFDLGWSELMVIGIVALIVVGPKDLPMLFRNVGRFMGKARGLAREFSRAMNDAADESGMRDVAKTFKSATNPVGSAFDGVKDAARAMTDPTPERKETGLKEDPGALDAERSDAKRRIEASAARSAADRQRREAEQAAKRAEEAATKAAELEEALKKDGEA, encoded by the coding sequence ATGTTCGATCTGGGTTGGTCGGAGCTTATGGTCATCGGCATCGTGGCGCTGATCGTCGTCGGGCCGAAGGACCTGCCGATGCTGTTCCGCAATGTGGGCCGCTTCATGGGCAAGGCGCGCGGTTTGGCGCGTGAGTTTTCGCGCGCGATGAACGACGCCGCCGACGAGAGCGGCATGCGCGACGTTGCCAAGACCTTCAAAAGCGCCACGAATCCGGTGGGCTCGGCCTTTGACGGGGTCAAGGATGCGGCGCGCGCGATGACCGATCCGACGCCGGAGCGCAAGGAAACGGGCCTCAAGGAAGACCCCGGCGCGCTCGATGCCGAGCGCTCGGACGCCAAACGCCGGATCGAGGCGAGCGCTGCGCGCTCGGCGGCGGACCGGCAACGGCGCGAAGCGGAGCAGGCGGCGAAACGTGCCGAGGAGGCCGCCACAAAGGCTGCCGAGCTGGAAGAGGCGCTGAAAAAAGACGGTGAGGCATGA